One window of the Staphylococcus equorum genome contains the following:
- a CDS encoding peptidoglycan recognition protein family protein, which yields MKYRVSLSLMLATSLLLSSTVATAQEDNSNKSAEETKNENTSKAIDFEKAQKMSPQALKEQLTAGDLKLHDKVAEHNSVEMSTFANRAYQDVNTYIDNNNIEPAKIVQDSRMNNLPKYNYKSGKFIGVVIHETANPNSTIDGEVNYMYNNYNNAFVHAYAGSDKIIQTAPSDYLAWGAGANANPYFYQIELTRSNTFDGFSKSVNNQAYLTAKMLKQNGLQPSLADNNQGTGTIISHNAVSQYWGGTNHTDPVGYFNQWGYNMNQFYSLVQKHYKELGGEDDDAITGSTYKVVKGDTLYSISKRSGVTIDNIKKWNDLNDNTLSVGQTLKLTDPDSNDDSISGDTHKVVEGDTLYNISKRSKVSIEDLKKWNNLETNNISKGQTLYLVKTYTVEKDDTLYSIAKEQDTTVSKIKSDNNLDSNSIKTGQILKIK from the coding sequence ATGAAGTATAGGGTAAGTTTGTCATTAATGTTAGCCACAAGTTTATTGTTAAGTAGTACAGTTGCAACCGCACAAGAAGATAATTCTAATAAGAGTGCAGAAGAAACTAAAAATGAAAATACAAGTAAGGCAATAGATTTTGAAAAAGCACAAAAAATGAGTCCGCAAGCTTTGAAAGAACAGTTAACGGCAGGGGATTTGAAGCTACATGATAAAGTTGCAGAACATAATTCAGTAGAAATGAGTACATTTGCAAATAGAGCGTACCAAGACGTTAATACATACATAGACAATAACAACATAGAACCTGCAAAAATAGTGCAAGATTCTCGTATGAATAATTTACCAAAATATAATTATAAATCAGGGAAATTCATCGGTGTCGTTATTCATGAAACTGCAAACCCTAATAGTACAATCGATGGTGAAGTAAATTACATGTATAATAACTACAATAATGCCTTTGTTCACGCATATGCAGGTAGCGACAAAATTATACAAACAGCGCCAAGCGACTATTTAGCATGGGGCGCCGGAGCGAATGCTAACCCATATTTTTATCAAATAGAATTAACAAGATCTAACACATTTGATGGTTTTTCTAAGTCTGTGAACAACCAAGCTTATTTGACTGCTAAAATGTTAAAACAAAACGGACTACAACCTTCACTTGCAGATAATAATCAAGGAACTGGAACAATTATTAGTCATAATGCAGTTAGTCAATACTGGGGTGGGACAAACCATACTGACCCTGTAGGTTATTTTAACCAATGGGGCTATAACATGAATCAATTTTATAGTTTAGTTCAGAAACACTATAAAGAATTAGGTGGCGAAGATGACGATGCCATTACAGGTTCTACTTATAAAGTAGTTAAAGGCGATACATTGTATAGTATATCTAAGAGAAGTGGCGTAACAATTGATAATATTAAAAAATGGAATGACTTAAACGATAATACATTATCCGTCGGTCAAACATTGAAATTGACGGACCCTGATAGTAATGACGATAGTATTTCAGGTGATACACATAAAGTAGTCGAAGGTGACACTTTATACAATATTTCTAAAAGAAGCAAAGTGAGTATTGAAGATCTCAAAAAATGGAATAATCTTGAAACGAATAATATCAGTAAAGGGCAAACACTCTACTTAGTTAAAACATATACCGTTGAAAAAGATGATACCTTGTATAGTATCGCTAAAGAACAAGATACAACAGTGAGTAAAATAAAATCCGATAATAATCTAGATTCAAATAGCATTAAAACAGGACAAATTTTAAAAATAAAATAG
- the rpsR gene encoding 30S ribosomal protein S18: MAGGPRRGGRRRKKVCYFTANGITHIDYKDTDLLKRFISERGKILPRRVTGTSAKYQRMLTLAIKRSRHMALLPYVKEEQ; this comes from the coding sequence ATGGCAGGTGGACCAAGAAGAGGCGGACGTCGTCGTAAAAAAGTTTGTTATTTCACAGCAAACGGAATTACACACATCGACTATAAAGACACAGACTTATTAAAACGTTTTATCTCAGAACGCGGTAAAATTTTACCACGTCGTGTAACAGGTACTTCAGCTAAATATCAACGTATGTTGACATTAGCTATTAAACGTTCTCGTCATATGGCATTATTACCATATGTTAAAGAAGAACAATAA
- the ssb gene encoding single-stranded DNA-binding protein: MINRVVLVGRLTKDPEYRTTPSGVSVATFTLAVNRTFTNAQGEREADFINCVVFRKQADNVNNYLFKGSLAGVDGRIQSRSYENQEGRRIFVTEVVCDSVQFLEPKNQNQRHAQEGNNNFQNFGGQQSGQNTSSYQNNNQNNNNNYNNNSSNKNNQSDNPFANANGPIDISDDDLPF; this comes from the coding sequence ATGATAAATAGAGTTGTTTTAGTCGGTCGTTTAACGAAAGATCCAGAATATAGAACAACACCCTCAGGCGTGAGTGTTGCGACTTTTACTCTAGCAGTAAACCGTACGTTTACAAATGCGCAAGGGGAACGCGAAGCAGATTTCATTAACTGTGTCGTTTTTAGAAAACAAGCAGATAATGTTAATAACTACTTATTCAAAGGTAGTTTAGCTGGCGTTGACGGTCGCATTCAATCACGTAGCTACGAAAACCAAGAAGGTCGTCGTATATTTGTAACTGAAGTGGTTTGTGATAGTGTTCAATTCCTTGAACCTAAAAACCAAAACCAACGTCATGCCCAAGAAGGAAATAACAATTTCCAAAACTTTGGCGGACAACAATCAGGTCAAAATACGTCATCTTATCAAAACAATAACCAAAACAACAACAATAATTATAACAACAATTCATCAAACAAAAATAATCAATCGGATAATCCATTTGCAAATGCAAACGGACCAATTGATATTAGTGATGATGACTTACCATTCTAA
- the rpsF gene encoding 30S ribosomal protein S6: MRTYEVMYIVRPNIEEDAKKAVVERFNGILSSNGSEALEVKDWGKRRLAYEINDFSEGYYNLVRIQAEDNEATDEFQRLAKINDDIIRYIVIRADEDKTKK; encoded by the coding sequence ATGAGAACATATGAAGTTATGTACATCGTTCGTCCGAACATTGAAGAAGATGCTAAAAAAGCTGTCGTTGAACGTTTCAACGGTATTTTATCTTCTAACGGATCAGAGGCTTTAGAAGTTAAAGATTGGGGTAAACGTCGTTTAGCTTATGAAATTAATGATTTCAGTGAAGGTTATTACAACTTAGTACGTATCCAAGCTGAAGACAATGAAGCTACTGATGAATTCCAACGTTTAGCTAAAATCAACGATGATATCATCCGTTATATCGTAATTCGTGCAGACGAAGATAAGACTAAAAAATAA
- a CDS encoding GH25 family lysozyme gives MVSVIKKGLVTASVLFASTLAMNAAHAAGDTSNQKGTMGYGYQQYIEKHPEKSSKQSSSEVQSEASTTQSGERVLDISEWQGDLTEQEVIDLKANYDFIIIRAQYGSEKVDASLEHNSALLDKHGLDFGVYSYSMYENPEDARYEAQTLYNRAPKASFYINDFEQDTVTSGTSEESTSAWYDEMKSLAGNKKVLFYSYENFMKEHASESVGEYDGYWIANYNPDQPASEHVLWQYTDSYASPELDQNVDANYTGPGVDTSWFTS, from the coding sequence ATGGTTTCAGTAATCAAAAAAGGTTTAGTCACTGCAAGTGTATTATTTGCATCAACGTTAGCAATGAACGCAGCACACGCCGCTGGAGATACATCAAACCAAAAAGGAACGATGGGGTATGGCTATCAACAATACATTGAAAAACACCCTGAAAAATCATCCAAACAAAGTTCAAGTGAAGTACAATCTGAAGCAAGCACAACACAATCTGGCGAACGTGTTCTAGACATTTCAGAATGGCAAGGCGACTTAACTGAACAAGAAGTTATAGACCTTAAAGCTAATTATGACTTCATCATCATTCGTGCTCAATACGGCTCTGAAAAAGTGGATGCTTCATTGGAACACAATTCAGCTTTATTAGACAAACACGGCTTGGACTTTGGCGTATATTCTTATAGTATGTATGAAAATCCTGAAGATGCACGCTACGAAGCTCAAACATTATACAACCGTGCACCTAAAGCTAGCTTTTACATCAATGATTTTGAACAAGATACAGTCACTTCAGGTACTTCAGAAGAAAGTACATCTGCATGGTATGATGAAATGAAAAGTTTAGCTGGTAACAAGAAAGTACTATTCTATTCTTATGAAAATTTCATGAAGGAACATGCTTCAGAATCAGTAGGTGAATATGACGGTTATTGGATCGCTAACTACAATCCTGATCAACCTGCTAGTGAACATGTCTTATGGCAATATACTGATAGTTACGCATCACCTGAACTAGACCAAAATGTCGATGCAAACTACACTGGTCCAGGTGTCGATACATCATGGTTCACATCTTAA
- the ychF gene encoding redox-regulated ATPase YchF, with product MALTAGIVGLPNVGKSTLFNAITKAGALAANYPFATIDPNVGIVEVPDSRLNKLTEMVQPKKTIPTTFEFTDIAGIVKGASKGEGLGNKFLSHIREVDAICQVVRAFDDDNVTHVSGRVDPVDDIEVINMELVLADLESVEKRLPKAEKMAKQKDKDAVNEARILARIKEALEEGNPVRSLEFNDEDQKFVNQAQLLTSKEMLYIANVGEDEIGDEDNEKVKLIREYASKEDSEVIVISAKIEEEIATLEDEDREMFLEDLGIEEPGLDRLIRTTYDLLGLATYFTAGVQEVRAWTFISGMTAPQCAGIIHTDFERGFIRAEVTSYDDYVEFNGENGAKDAGKQRLEGKEYIMKDGDVVHFRFNV from the coding sequence ATGGCTTTAACAGCAGGTATAGTTGGTTTGCCCAACGTAGGTAAGTCTACACTTTTCAATGCAATCACAAAAGCAGGTGCACTGGCAGCGAATTATCCGTTCGCGACAATCGATCCTAACGTAGGTATCGTAGAAGTGCCAGACAGCAGATTAAATAAATTAACAGAAATGGTACAACCAAAGAAAACCATCCCAACAACATTTGAATTCACAGATATCGCTGGAATCGTTAAAGGGGCTTCTAAAGGTGAAGGACTTGGTAATAAATTCTTATCACATATTCGAGAAGTAGATGCAATTTGCCAAGTAGTACGTGCATTTGACGATGATAATGTGACACATGTTTCAGGACGCGTAGACCCAGTTGATGATATCGAAGTAATCAATATGGAATTAGTATTGGCAGATTTAGAATCTGTTGAAAAACGTTTGCCAAAAGCAGAAAAAATGGCGAAACAAAAAGATAAAGATGCAGTGAATGAAGCTCGCATTTTAGCAAGAATTAAAGAAGCATTAGAAGAAGGAAATCCTGTTCGTAGCCTTGAATTTAATGATGAAGATCAAAAATTTGTAAATCAAGCACAGTTATTAACTTCTAAAGAAATGTTATATATTGCTAATGTAGGCGAAGATGAAATTGGCGATGAAGATAACGAAAAAGTTAAATTAATTCGTGAGTATGCAAGCAAAGAAGATTCAGAAGTTATCGTAATTAGCGCTAAGATTGAAGAAGAAATTGCAACGCTTGAAGATGAAGATAGAGAAATGTTCTTAGAAGACTTAGGTATTGAAGAACCTGGTTTAGATCGTTTAATTCGTACAACATACGACTTACTTGGTTTAGCAACGTACTTTACTGCGGGTGTTCAAGAAGTACGTGCATGGACGTTCATCTCAGGTATGACAGCGCCACAGTGTGCGGGTATTATTCATACAGACTTTGAGCGTGGTTTTATCCGTGCCGAAGTAACAAGCTACGATGATTACGTTGAATTCAATGGCGAAAATGGTGCCAAAGATGCTGGGAAACAGCGCTTAGAAGGTAAAGAATATATTATGAAAGATGGCGACGTCGTACACTTTAGATTTAACGTGTAA
- a CDS encoding DUF951 domain-containing protein, whose protein sequence is MTSNYGLNDIVEMKKQHACGTNCFKIIRVGADIRIKCENCQRSIMIPRQTFNKKLKKILVSHQDTENKENE, encoded by the coding sequence ATGACATCAAATTACGGTTTAAATGATATTGTAGAGATGAAAAAACAACATGCGTGTGGCACGAATTGTTTTAAAATCATTCGTGTAGGTGCAGACATCCGGATAAAATGTGAAAACTGTCAAAGAAGTATTATGATCCCAAGACAAACTTTTAATAAAAAACTAAAAAAAATATTAGTGTCTCATCAAGATACTGAAAATAAGGAGAATGAATAA
- a CDS encoding mechanosensitive ion channel family protein, whose translation MDQIKSILYSLIEPLTKPETYQTLISNIIMIIVYIIVAWVVLHFINKGIAQFFKIQNRGKKANKKRSKTLIALVQNVVAYVVWFIVLTTILSKFGISVGGIIASAGVVGLAVGFGAQTIVKDIITGFFIIFENQFDVGDYVKINSSGTTVAEGTVQSIGLRSMRINTITGELTTLPNGSVGEITNYSVTNGESMVEIPVSVEEDIDKVEEILVEHFETMRSKYYLFISNPEVIGINSITRDEITLWISAETIPGEGFSGARILRKEILKLFKKHEIQIPKPMMVQYDANQQNNA comes from the coding sequence TTGGATCAAATTAAAAGCATCCTTTATTCATTAATTGAACCATTAACCAAGCCAGAGACATATCAAACATTGATATCGAATATCATCATGATTATTGTTTATATCATTGTGGCTTGGGTTGTCTTACATTTTATAAATAAAGGAATAGCACAATTCTTTAAAATACAAAATAGAGGTAAAAAAGCGAATAAAAAACGTTCTAAAACTTTAATAGCATTAGTTCAAAACGTAGTAGCATATGTGGTATGGTTTATCGTATTGACTACAATCTTAAGTAAGTTTGGTATAAGCGTTGGAGGCATTATTGCTAGTGCTGGTGTTGTTGGTTTAGCAGTTGGTTTCGGCGCACAAACAATTGTTAAAGATATTATCACTGGTTTCTTCATTATTTTTGAAAATCAATTTGATGTAGGAGATTATGTTAAAATCAATAGTAGTGGTACTACCGTTGCGGAAGGTACAGTACAGTCAATTGGTTTACGTTCGATGCGAATTAATACGATTACGGGCGAGCTAACAACATTACCTAATGGTAGTGTGGGTGAAATTACAAACTACTCAGTAACGAATGGTGAGTCAATGGTAGAAATACCGGTTTCCGTAGAAGAAGATATAGATAAAGTAGAAGAGATATTAGTCGAACATTTTGAAACAATGCGTTCTAAATATTATTTATTTATATCAAATCCAGAAGTGATTGGTATTAATTCCATTACAAGAGATGAAATTACACTGTGGATTTCTGCTGAAACGATACCTGGAGAAGGTTTTTCAGGTGCACGTATTTTAAGAAAAGAGATTTTAAAATTATTTAAAAAGCATGAGATTCAAATACCGAAACCTATGATGGTACAATACGACGCGAATCAACAAAATAATGCATAA
- a CDS encoding DUF2294 domain-containing protein — translation MKTTKGTYESEISKAITQWEKDFLGRGSLSVKTDILRDMIIVSLQGVLTQAEYKVCETNEGLVTIKRTRSKLVESGIEALDDIVLSITGEEVKGFHTDLSSRTGERVMIFKLHNDLEKQIAE, via the coding sequence ATGAAAACAACCAAAGGCACTTATGAGTCTGAAATCAGCAAAGCAATTACTCAATGGGAAAAGGACTTCCTTGGCCGTGGCTCTCTTTCTGTAAAAACAGATATATTGCGCGATATGATTATTGTGAGTTTACAAGGTGTATTAACACAAGCAGAGTATAAAGTTTGTGAAACGAACGAAGGACTAGTAACAATTAAAAGAACACGCTCAAAACTCGTGGAATCAGGTATTGAAGCACTCGATGACATTGTATTATCCATTACTGGCGAAGAAGTCAAAGGTTTTCATACTGATTTAAGTTCTCGTACAGGTGAACGTGTGATGATTTTTAAACTTCATAATGACCTTGAAAAACAAATTGCTGAATAG